The Toxoplasma gondii ME49 chromosome XII, whole genome shotgun sequence genome includes a region encoding these proteins:
- a CDS encoding hypothetical protein (encoded by transcript TGME49_249725) has protein sequence MPEVTWISFATQRHALSTCKRYTLSWFFPEDFPSLKWTFSFKRPSEFPFCRPSDSTFLQRYTKIYQRQTARSAVVERLPRHTLSQEKAFGLHAGSTRFSLEKCDAHGRCSTGKIVGVAMFVASFLPDQRNEKIDHMCRFLTLLIRLRYYLHPLACLGKHTLQQCGGRAHRGHRNENLRVRRRLCLAIRKLFGLTSSKTPDDFGELS, from the exons ATGCCAGAAGTGACCTGGATTTCCTTTGCTACTCAGAGACACGCCCTGTCGACCTGCAAGCGTTATACTTTGTCTTGGTTCTTTCCTGAAGACTTTCCATCCTTGAAATGGACTTTCTCTTTCAAACGACCTTCCGAGTTTCCATTCTGTCGACCTTCAGACAGTACATTCCTTCAGCGATATACCAAGATTTATCAGCGGCAGACAGCGCGATCTGCTGTCGTCGAACGCTTGCCCCGTCACACACTATCGCAGGAAAAGGCTTTCGGTCTACATGCAGGTtcaacgcgtttctctcttgagAAGTGCGATGCACATGGTCGTTGTTCTACAGGAAAGATTGTGGGGGTTGCTATGTTTGTAGCATCTTTCCTTCCTGAtcagaggaacgagaaaatCGATCACATGTGCCGTTTTCTCACGCTGTTAATACGGCTGCGTTACTACCTCCACCCTCTGGCTTGCCTAGGAAAACACACCCTCCAGCAG TGTGGCGGTCGAGCTCACCGCGGTCACCGAAACGAAAACCTTCgcgtgagaagaagactctgTTTGG CGATCAGAAAGCTCTTTGGTCTGACGTCCTCGAAGACGCCAGACGACTTCGGCGAGCTCTCGTAG
- a CDS encoding ATP synthase F0 subunit 9, putative (encoded by transcript TGME49_249720~Predicted trans-membrane domain (TMHMM2.0):95-118:142-165), protein MFFSRLSLSALKAAPAREALPGLLSRQSFSSAGFSQFSSQKFFFSPSRNFSQSPLFQKHTPVHCNQRIASALVPTQQPAMTRQNPYAMQVGARYDAGVASLSAAIALMSVGGVAQGIGSLFAALVSGTARNPSIKEDLFTYTLIGMGFLEFLGIICVLMSAVLLYS, encoded by the exons atgtttttctctcgactgtctctctcagccCTGAAGGCTGCCCCCGCGCGCGAGGCGCTGCCGGGACTCCTCTCTCGCCAGAGCTTCAGCTCTGCAGGATTTTCGCAGTTTTCTTCGCAGaaattcttcttctctcccagcAGAAACTTCTCTCAGTCCCCCCTCTTCCAGAAACACACCCCCGTCCACTGCAATCAGAGAATCGCCAGTGCCCTGGTCCCCACGCAG CAACCGGCGATGACCCGCCAGAATCCGTACGCGATGCAAGTTGGAGCTCGCTACGACGCAGGAGTCGCAAGTCTTAGCGCCGCCATTGCTCTGATGTCCGTCGGCGGTGTTGCGCAAGGTATCGGGTCTCTCTTTGCTGCTCTTGTTTCCGGCACCGCTCGCAATCCGTCGATCAAGGAGGATTTGTTCACCTACACACTGATTGGCATGGggtttctcgagttcctcggCATCATTTGCGTCCTGATGAGTGCCGTCCTGCTCTACTCTTAA